One window from the genome of Pungitius pungitius chromosome 14, fPunPun2.1, whole genome shotgun sequence encodes:
- the cldn23l gene encoding claudin-23, producing MHTPASMVTGIVFAPLGLVLVFTAAITPQWREGQARLGASGPGTPLRPGVKGQGKGLRSGSAGALLLLRSDGLWESCLQVENSELKQCWPVAGPYRRDPRVRLAQGFILTSLFLCGTGIMLACIGVRCWTDTPLRGLAATGGLLVVIAGLLSLTALSVYTHNLPRLGMADPSKAIKNTRFPHLSLHPAGSLYFGWLGSCLQVLGGSALLFSFKRPRYPKCPSCPKLRACPACRSCPEISSNRPDNDVYEVSC from the coding sequence ATGCACACGCCAGCCTCCATGGTGACGGGGATCGTCTTTGCCCCTTTGGGGTTGGTCCTCGTCTTCACCGCCGCCATCACCCCTCAGTGGCGAGAGGGACAGGCGCGACTGGGCGCATCGGGCCCGGGGACACCACTTCGCCCGGGGGTGAAAGGTCAGGGTAAGGGCCTGAGGTCCGGGTCGGCGGGGGCGCTGCTGCTACTGCGCTCTGACGGACTTTGGGAGAGCTGCCTGCAAGTGGAGAACTCGGAGCTGAAGCAGTGCTGGCCTGTGGCGGGGCCGTATCGGAGAGACCCCAGGGTTCGCCTGGCACAGGGTTTCATCCTGACCTCGTTGTTCCTGTGCGGCACCGGCATTATGCTGGCGTGCATCGGCGTCCGGTGCTGGACAGACACCCCTCTGAGAGGCCTGGCGGCCACGGGGGGGCTCCTGGTGGTGATTGCCGGGCTGCTGAGCCTGACTGCACTCTCGGTGTACACGCACAACCTTCCGAGACTGGGGATGGCAGACCCGAGCAAGGCGATCAAAAACACCAGGTTCCCCCACCTCAGCCTGCATCCTGCCGGCTCGCTCTACTTCGGATGGCTGGGTTCGTGTCTGCAGGTGCTGGGAGGCAGCGCGCTGCTGTTCAGCTTCAAACGCCCCAGATACCCAAAGTGCCCGTCGTGCCCGAAGCTACGCGCTTGCCCCGCGTGTCGTTCGTGTCCCGAGATCTCCAGCAACAGGCCAGACAACGATGTGTATGAGGTCAGCTGTTAG